One region of Oryza sativa Japonica Group chromosome 5, ASM3414082v1 genomic DNA includes:
- the LOC4339521 gene encoding threonine synthase, chloroplastic: MAATTHAASLSFLLSHPHPTSPNPNPNPNLPLRRAPHRVRCATDAAATRHRRAADENIREEAARHRAPNHNFSAWYAPFPPAPNGDPDERYSLDEIVYRSSSGGLLDVRHDMDALARFPGSYWRDLFDSRVGRTTWPFGSGVWSKKEFVLPEIDPDHIVSLFEGNSNLFWAERLGRDHLAGMNDLWVKHCGISHTGSFKDLGMTVLVSQVNRLRRAPLSRPIAGVGCASTGDTSAALSAYCAAAGIPAIVFLPANRISLEQLIQPIANGATVLSLDTDFDGCMRLIREVTAELPIYLANSLNSLRLEGQKTAAIEILQQFDWEVPDWVIVPGGNLGNIYAFYKGFEMCRVLGLVDRVPRLVCAQAANANPLYRYYKSGWTEFTPQVAEPTFASAIQIGDPVSVDRAVVALKATDGIVEEATEEELMNAMSLADRTGMFACPHTGVALAALFKLRDQRIIGPNDRTVVVSTAHGLKFSQSKIDYHDSKIEDMACKYANPPVSVKADFGAVMDVLKKRLKGKL, from the coding sequence atgGCGGCCACCACccacgccgcctccctctccttcctcctctctcacccccaccccacctcccccaaccctaaccctaaccctaacctccccctccgccgcgccccCCACCGCGTCCGCtgcgccaccgacgccgccgccaccaggcaCCGGCGCGCGGCCGACGAGAACAtccgggaggaggcggcgaggcacCGCGCCCCGAACCACAACTTCTCCGCGTGGTACGCGCCCTTCCCGCCCGCCCCCAACGGCGACCCCGACGAGCGCTACTCCCTGGACGAGATCGTCTACCGCTCCAgctcgggcggcctcctcgacgTGCGCCACGACATGGACGCGCTCGCCCGCTTCCCGGGCTCCTACTGGCGCGACCTCTTCGACTCCCGCGTCGGCCGCACCACCTGGCCCTTCGGCTCCGGCGTCTGGTCCAAGAAGGAGTTCGTCCTCCCCGAGATCGACCCCGACCACATCGTCTCCCTCTTCGAGGGCAACTCCAACCTCTTCTGGGCGGAGCGCCTCGGCCGCGACCACCTCGCCGGGATGAACGACCTCTGGGTCAAGCACTGCGGCATCTCCCACACCGGATCGTTCAAGGATCTCGGCATGACGGTGCTCGTCAGCCAGGTgaaccgcctccgccgcgcgccgctctcCCGCCCCATCGCCGGAGTCGGGTGCGCCTCCACGGGGGACACCTCCGCCGCGCTCTCGGCCTACTGCGCCGCCGCGGGGATCCCGGCCATTGTGTTCCTCCCCGCCAACCGCATCTCGCTCGAGCAGCTCATCCAGCCCATTGCCAATGGCGCCACCGTGCTCTCGCTCGACACGGACTTCGACGGCTGCATGCGGCTCATCAGGGAGGTGACTGCCGAGCTGCCGATTTACCTTGCGAATTCATTGAATTCCCTTCGGCTCGAGGGGCAGAAGACTGCTGCTATTGAGATTCTTCAGCAGTTCGATTGGGAGGTGCCGGATTGGGTCATTGTTCCCGGAGGCAATCTTGGGAACATATATGCCTTCTACAAGGGATTCGAGATGTGCCGCGTCCTTGGGCTCGTCGATCGTGTGCCGCGGCTTGTCTGCGCGCAGGCTGCCAATGCGAACCCGCTGTACCGGTACTACAAGTCGGGGTGGACTGAGTTCACGCCGCAGGTGGCTGAGCCGACATTTGCATCGGCAATTCAGATTGGTGACCCGGTATCTGTCGATCGCGCGGTGGTTGCGCTCAAGGCAACTGATGGCATCGTCGAGGAGGCCACGGAGGAGGAACTCATGAACGCAATGTCGCTCGCTGATCGCACTGGCATGTTTGCTTGCCCGCATACTGGGGTTGCCCTCGCAGCACTGTTCAAGCTCCGTGACCAGCGCATCATCGGGCCAAATGACCGCACGGTAGTCGTCAGCACAGCTCATGGTCTGAAGTTCTCACAGTCCAAGATCGACTACCATGACAGCAAGATCGAAGACATGGCCTGCAAGTATGCGAATCCCCCGGTCAGCGTGAAGGCTGACTTCGGTGCCGTCATGGATGTCCTCAAGAAGAGGCTCAAGGGTAAGCTCTGA